One Pseudorasbora parva isolate DD20220531a chromosome 8, ASM2467924v1, whole genome shotgun sequence DNA window includes the following coding sequences:
- the LOC137085339 gene encoding uncharacterized protein, with protein sequence MAQSRGKKMVELALKRKYPENDTHVGIPSKRQQVLPPAETMEWTILDTFLDTTSVDSLYDDITDLDYVPTPTMAQTEVELGDPGEQVQEPQPEPQPEPQPEPQPGPQPDVESRRPPMREPCGAKCRRRCTDHISEERRREIWSQYWEMTYTERRSWMFYSVTPMPTKRITTGPESRRGRSFIYRLQNQKGEPRQVCKMFFLSSLGYHPKNDSLVISMMGKSNTRPLVPSKDQRGRQAAVNKIDVKTLDDHIESFHPCVSHYRREHAPNRRYLPSDITIKMMHSDYLDKGNACSYEAYRKMVKDKKISFAKLGEEQCEDCLEHAEHVNCHTGETESSDCPECLRWNKHKQSALESRQSYQADAERDWPDMTSVRSVDLQKVIMLPRMPGVKSAVFTRRIVAYHETFASVGKKTNKKNTISVLWHEGMAGRSAAEITSAYTTALEKERDVRHTIFWVDNCSAQNKNWCLLSSLVTLVNSDTISQEDITLKFFERGHTFMSADSFHHGVEQQMRSRPGGVVYDFEDFVSVVASSNSRKVDVIKLENANVLDWRDGHSTVKVKKAQAPKLGEMAEIQVRRGSKSLFYKLSHTENEFMELDFLMKKFSLKVPTLLRPQNRGVEEVKKRDILCNLCHLMPPNRRVFWYSLPVSNVLEDEE encoded by the coding sequence ATACACATGTAGGTATTCCATCAAAGAGGCAGCAAGTCCTGCCCCCCGCTGAAACAATGGAGTGGACCATCCTGGACACTTTCCTGGATACCACCAGCGTGGACAGCTTATATGATGACATTACAGACCTAGATTATGTCCCAACCCCTACGATGGCACAGACTGAAGTGGAACTTGGAGACCCAGGAGAACAAGTGCAAGAGCCCCAGCCAGAGCCCCAGCCAGAGCCCCAGCCAGAGCCACAGCCAGGGCCACAGCCTGATGTTGAATCACGTCGACCACCAATGAGAGAGCCATGTGGTGCCAAATGTCGAAGAAGGTGTACAGACCATATTTCAGAGGAAAGACGGAGGGAGATATGGAGTCAGTACTGGGAGATGACCTACACAGAAAGACGATCATGGATGTTTTACTCAGTTACCCCAATGCCAACCAAAAGAATAACAACCGGCCCAGAAAGTCGCCGTGGCCGCTCATTTATCTACCGCCTGCAAAACCAGAAAGGAGAGCCAAGACAGGTCTGCAAAATGTTTTTCCTGTCATCATTGGGCTACCACCCTAAAAATGACAGTCTCGTTATTTCCATGATGGGGAAGTCGAACACCAGGCCACTGGTTCCATCCAAGGACCAGAGAGGAAGGCAGGCTGCAGTCAACAAGATAGACGTGAAGACCCTTGATGACCACATTGAGTCCTTCCATCCTTGTGTGAGCCATTACAGACGGGAGCATGCCCCAAATCGACGGTACCTGCCAAGTGACATCACAATTAAGATGATGCATTCAGACTACCTGGATAAAGGAAACGCCTGCTCCTATGAAGCATACAGGAAGATggtaaaagacaaaaaaatcagctttgccaaACTTGGGGAGGAGCAATGTGAGGACTGTTTGGAACATGCAGAACATGTGAACTGCCACACAGGGGAGACTGAAAGCTCAGATTGCCCAGAGTGCCTAAGGTGGAACAAACATAAGCAGTCTGCCCTAGAGAGCCGCCAAAGCTACCAGGCAGATGCAGAGAGGGACTGGCCGGACATGACATCAGTTCGGAGTGTGGACCTCCAGAAGGTGATAATGCTGCCACGGATGCCAGGAGTCAAGTCAGCAGTATTTACTCGTCGCATCGTGGCATACCACGAAACATTTGCCtcagtggggaaaaaaacaaacaaaaaaaacaccatcTCTGTATTGTGGCACGAGGGAATGGCTGGGCGAAGTGCCGCGGAAATTACATCAGCATATACAACTGCATTGGAGAAGGAGCGGGATGTACGCCACACCATATTCTGGGTGGACAACTGCAGTGCACAGAATAAGAACTGGTGCCTTCTATCCTCACTTGTCACTCTTGTGAACAGTGACACCATTTCACAGGAGGACATCACACTAAAGTTTTTTGAGAGGGGACACACGTTCATGAGCGCAGACAGTTTCCACCATGGTGTCGAGCAGCAAATGAGGAGCCGTCCAGGTGGTGTGGTCTACGACTTTGAGGactttgtgagtgttgtggcaAGCTCCAACTCCAGGAAGGTGGATGTTATCAAATTGGAGAATGCCAATGTGCTAGATTGGAGGGATGGCCACTCCACCGTCAAGGTCAAGAAAGCGCAAGCACCAAAGCTTGGGGAGATGGCGGAGATACAGGTGCGGCGTGGCTCCAAGAGCCTCTTTTACAAGCTGTCCCATACGGAGAATGAATTTATGGAATTGGACTTCCTCATGAAGAAATTCTCGCTGAAGGTGCCCACTCTTTTGCGACCACAGAATAGAGGGGTTGAGGAGGTCAAGAAGAGAGACATCCTCTGTAATCTTTGTCACCTCATGCCACCAAACAGGAGGGTGTTCTGGTATTCCCTGCCTGTGAGCAATGTTTTGGAGGATGAGGAGTAA